The Fulvia fulva chromosome 1, complete sequence region CGATGTCAAGATGTCAGGATCATCGTCGGCGAAGACGTAGTGGACATTCGGGTGATGGTGCTCGCCGGTGTCATCTTCGACTAAGGTGAAGAATGGACGGAAGTCGGATGGTGGTAACAGTGGTGCGTCTTGGTCTGGCTCGGGATATAGTAGGCCCCCGCTGTCTCCGTCCTCGTCCTCGTCCTCGTCCTCGTCGTCCTGCTCATCTTCTGCAGGCGGCAGAGCTCCATGCATGTCATCATCGTCGATCGTAGCGTCTACACGTGAGGCTGTGTGAGCTATATCCCGTCAGTACTATGCTACACGATCTTGCTTCCACATACCGTCTCCATCGTTAGCCTTGATCGCGTGAGCTACCGCATCGTCCTTGTCATGCTCCTCACCGCCAACACCGCGTGGTGCTTCCTCCGGCTTCTCCACACGGTCATCTTCTCCTGTTCCTGACATGCTCCATATCTACTGGCGATGGTCGGATATGGCGGAGTAGTTCTCGTTGATCAACAAGAGCTCAACAAGGTGGAGCTCCAATCCGGCTAGCGCCGGCCCGCCTAGAACCCATCGCGGCCAAGACGTCTGTGCGTCCCACGATAGCGCGACTTCACGTCCTCCGTCAGCTTCTCGCCTCTCTTTCTTCGCCGGACATAGTGGAGCTATTGGCGATCACGTCTTGAGCTGTTTCATCCTTCTCCTTCGGTGTTGTAGGTCTTTTCGCACGACATGGAGTGGTAGTACTGATCGTTCTTTCCGTCCTTTCTTCCTCCATCCTGCCCACAGAATGCCTCAAGAGGAGCTTCAAAATGGCAACGCTACGGAGACTTCACCATTGCTATACAACGTCCAGCCCACAGACAGTTTAGCACCAGAAGGTCCGCTCCCAGCATCTCATCATGTCAATGGCAATGGCACATTCCACAAAGATCTGGCCGCCGCCGAGGACGATGACACTCTTGAACGCCAAGAGACCAACACTTCTATCAATCGACAGAAGCAGTACGAAGGCCTTCCCGATGTCAAGAAGCGTATGAAGTACATCTTCCCGGCCGTGGTAGTCGGTGTCTTCCTTTCCGCGGCCGACCAAACCATTATCGTCAGCAGCTATGGAAGCATTGGTTCGGAGCTCAATGCGTTGAGCATGACTTCCTGGATTGCTACCGCATACTTTCTGACCTTGACTTCGTTTCAGCCATTGTATGGGAAGTTGTCTGACATCTTCGGGAGGAAGGCGTGTCTGCTGTTTGGGTACACGGTCTTTGGCCTAGGATGTCTTGGGTGTGGTCTTGCGCAGGATATCAATCAGCTCATTGCGGCGAGGGCCTTTGCCGGAATTGGAGGAGGTGCCATGACGACTGTTGTGAGTATTCTGTTGAGCGATGTTTGTACCTTAAGGGAGAGAGGGCAGTGGCAGGGATATGTAAACATTGTGTTTGCTGCTGGTTCTAGTGCTGGCGCGCCGATTGGAGGTAAGTCAAGTCTCGTCACCAATTGCAACTCTTTTCTGACTGGCGATAGGCATCGCCGTAGACTACATCGGCTGGCGATGGGCATTTCTAATTCAAGTACCCCTCTGTGTGATAGCATTCCTGGCGGTCACCTTTGCACTCCACTTGCCGCAGCGTGAGCAAGCAGACTGGAGAAAGAGTCTACGACGGATCGATTTTCCCGGTGCTATCATCTTGCTCAGCGCTGTGTCAACTTTCTGCCTAGCACTGGACCGCGGCAGTAATGTCAGCTGGACTGCACCGGTCGCCTACATTCCGCTGGCA contains the following coding sequences:
- a CDS encoding Vacuolar membrane amino acid uptake transporter fnx2; its protein translation is MPQEELQNGNATETSPLLYNVQPTDSLAPEGPLPASHHVNGNGTFHKDLAAAEDDDTLERQETNTSINRQKQYEGLPDVKKRMKYIFPAVVVGVFLSAADQTIIVSSYGSIGSELNALSMTSWIATAYFLTLTSFQPLYGKLSDIFGRKACLLFGYTVFGLGCLGCGLAQDINQLIAARAFAGIGGGAMTTVVSILLSDVCTLRERGQWQGYVNIVFAAGSSAGAPIGGIAVDYIGWRWAFLIQVPLCVIAFLAVTFALHLPQREQADWRKSLRRIDFPGAIILLSAVSTFCLALDRGSNVSWTAPVAYIPLATSIPLFIIFVLVEMNLAVEPFGPGHIIFDRTMIATYLCNFFSMAGWLAAIFYIPLYFQVVDHVTATGAGLRLIPGVIFGVLGSLHAGYYMRRTGKYYWLTVIVYAGLALGTFTIFLMSGILLNSTIGIVLGMCLAGFSNGNGITTTLIGIIANASHEDQAVATACSYLFRSLGSVFGVSISATVANQALRKSLASELPQLGLPEGEALDIAEKVRQSLAYLRQLDPKVRHVVENCFAKSTNAAFGLQVALVLGAAISAWFIRDTRLSK